The following proteins come from a genomic window of Candidatus Zixiibacteriota bacterium:
- a CDS encoding methyltransferase domain-containing protein, which translates to MKKRLNDVLACPECKSDLKLNVTKEIDSEIIEGSLLCEKCNTSYSITQGIPVLVKQKEKSSSQKSWLGEEVKQQSKVLSRLWFIVSNMIGLLFSPILALFGWSLDLMMRFKGLKSAIGISDVRGLMIWHLRFMRPYDHLRMIEHALVLDMIRNSISDQDREIIVDVGAEISLFCSYLAKIGYRTAALDLDSAQMFWQHELYSKKYKDKVKHPVNFIVASATDLPLKNDSANLCAISVIEHIEDDRAVFSETGRVIGSDHNAFITFLYQEFPLRPGQKEAAWKRAREHHPAYGQPRNPGTHILEPCGCVFETEHYFWKKHCRKVKGFVNKLRIFERSVLFDYFVYVRLARWEQAVYPGKQANQYKGREEAFQWAFKLSKSNT; encoded by the coding sequence ATGAAAAAAAGATTGAATGATGTTCTTGCATGTCCTGAATGCAAGTCAGATCTGAAGCTGAACGTAACGAAGGAAATAGATTCTGAAATAATAGAAGGCAGCCTGTTGTGTGAAAAGTGCAACACATCTTATTCCATAACTCAGGGGATACCGGTTCTGGTGAAACAAAAAGAGAAATCGTCCAGTCAAAAGAGCTGGCTGGGTGAAGAAGTTAAGCAACAAAGTAAAGTACTTTCTCGACTCTGGTTCATTGTTTCAAATATGATTGGCTTGCTGTTCTCTCCGATCCTGGCTCTTTTTGGATGGTCGCTCGATTTGATGATGCGGTTTAAAGGGCTAAAATCAGCAATCGGGATTTCCGATGTTCGCGGTTTGATGATATGGCATTTACGTTTTATGAGACCGTATGATCATCTCAGGATGATAGAGCATGCTCTGGTCCTGGATATGATTAGAAATTCAATATCAGATCAAGACCGGGAAATCATTGTAGATGTCGGGGCTGAGATTTCCTTATTTTGTTCTTATCTGGCAAAAATCGGTTATCGAACTGCCGCTCTGGACCTGGATTCCGCTCAGATGTTTTGGCAACATGAATTGTATTCGAAGAAGTATAAAGATAAAGTAAAACACCCTGTTAATTTCATTGTTGCGTCGGCCACAGATCTTCCTCTCAAAAACGATTCTGCGAATCTTTGTGCAATTTCCGTCATTGAACATATCGAGGATGATAGAGCGGTATTTTCTGAAACCGGTCGAGTAATAGGAAGCGATCACAATGCGTTCATCACATTTCTGTACCAGGAGTTTCCTCTTCGTCCGGGGCAAAAAGAGGCGGCCTGGAAAAGAGCGCGAGAGCATCATCCCGCCTATGGTCAACCCCGGAATCCAGGTACACATATTCTCGAGCCATGCGGGTGTGTCTTCGAAACAGAGCATTATTTCTGGAAAAAGCACTGCCGTAAAGTAAAAGGATTTGTCAATAAGTTGAGGATTTTTGAGAGATCTGTTCTTTTCGACTATTTCGTGTATGTGCGTCTTGCCCGCTGGGAG